The following DNA comes from Ochotona princeps isolate mOchPri1 chromosome 8, mOchPri1.hap1, whole genome shotgun sequence.
GTCCCAAGTTATGAGAGCCCTCGCATGTGTGGAGTCACACAGCACACCTCTATGGAGACCAGCcctgttgtttttttcccctggtaTTCAGGCTctgcctcttttttcttttttctacattattatttttttttctgtatctggggtaaggggagagataaaaggagaagccccaccaagcctcccactcatcccaggtccccgacatggggcataTTCCGAgtccattccaagcacgatgaaatccactggttgacacagtccaccttagagtctccgtttgcccagatcttAACTGCCAATGCGTGGCTGGGTAGttgatctgttctgtcctctgtcctctgtcctcagttgtggtaccaggtgccttctgcaggttctgatggactgccatatcctccatgtgcacctgggtatgatatccactgctctgtctgagcctctgaggaggttcagctttgacacttgcactccttggtcagaccatggaacctgcacttctcttcatggttggggttctgagatcagcagttcagttggagggttcCCCAAGGAAGCTTTGAggtcatcccagacctgattcttgcgtgtgaGGGCTGTTCTGAGGGTTCAAGGGGCACGGGCGAGCCCAGGTAGCTGCTGGCCCTGATAGAAGCCAGGGACCACCTCAGCAATGGGATTCATATGCACAGGATCCTGTATGTAGATcaggggttttgtttttatttatcttccagtttattttttaaaagattgacttatttttattggaaaggtagacttaggagacagtaagatcttctatccactgatttatttcccaaatggctgcagtgggccaAGCTGAGCaaattggagccaggagcttcttgctctcccacacaggtacaggttcccaagcacttggtccatcctccactgctttcccaggccataggcagggaggtggattgaagtggagcagctgggatgtgaaccagtgcccacgtgggatgctggccctggtaGGCGGGAGGATTAGGCCGTTGGGCCATCATGAGGTCCCAAGGAGTTCACTTTAGAAAACTTTTATCTGAAAGCCAGTGTTAGAACTGAGACAGGAGGCACAGATTTCACTTCCCGGATGGCCGCAAAGCCAAGGCACAGCTAAGAgctgcctgtgggtctcccatgtgggtgcagggtccaaggagtGGATCAGGTATCtactgccacttttttttttttaatgagaaaaccTTTTAATTCATCTGCAATTCAGTTTAACAGAACCGGAGAGCAAGGGGGCAACCCTGGCTAGGAccaccctgcccagctccctcagGGCAGTGGGAGGATATTTACATAAAGCTGGGTGTTATCAGGCAAGAGGAAGTGCTCTCTGGGCAGCCAGGGATGGACTCCAGCCCTGTTTCCCAGTCCCATCGCTGTCAGAAGGCAGCCAGCAATGGGTGGCATGGGCGGTGACCCAAGAGTGCAGCAGTGAGCACAGGCCCAGTGCGGGCCAGGGCATGGAACCTGAGTGAGcaggccagggcccagcaccagccacggAGACACCACTGCCCCctgcacttgtctttggcagAGAATTCTATGTGTAGAGGCTTGGCCTGGGCATAGCAGTGGTCTTCGTGTCCGGGGCTGCCCAGGCAGGGCAGCGTGCTGCGGGGAGCCAGGAGGTCCCTGGAAATAAGAAAACACAGGCAACCTTCTCCTAAGACAAAATGCCGTTGGGGAGTGCCTGGGGGCCGCCAAGCCTACTCGGGCACAGGCATTTGGGTGGGATCCGCCAGCCTCAGCCAGGGTTCCAAAGGGCTAGGGCCAGGACACAAGTAGCTGGTACACAAGCTgttgcccgtgtgggatgccagcaccggaGAAGGCGGCTTAGCCTGTATGCCATTTTGTTGGTCCTCAGGGATTGACATTCTGTCAAATCCCTTCAGGGTTGGCTACCACCTCTGTCATGGATCCTCGATTAAAAACCCTTGTATCCCCTGAATGTGGGAGGAGCTGCCGCAGGTGTACCTCGCTTCCCTTCAGTGCCATCCTGGTTCTGTGTATGGCTCTATGTTGTAACAATACCTCAGGCCGGTTTTTCCTTAGGTTTATGTTGTTTTTTCCTGTGTGTAGGTGAATGTGAGTAAAAAGAAAGGAGATGGGGATGTCTTGAAAGATCTCATGAGAACTGCGGGCACCGCCAAGGTCAGGGAGGCCCTTGGAGAGTACCTGAAGGCACTGAAGACTGGTAAGGGTGGCCCCTGGGGCTGAGGACTCATCTCATGTCCACCCAGGGCGAGCTGTGCCGAGGTCTGGGTTCCCTGGGTTAATCCCTGGACGCCCAGGGCTCCAGAGCTGACTCTCAGTGCAGGCTCGATGGTAGAGCCAAAGGTAGGAGCTGGTTCCAGATGAGGCGGCGTCTGCACTTGCAGCAGGCTCACAGGTAGCCCTGGGGGGTGAGGCACCCCATTGTCTGTGTGATTGCCTGTTCAGGGTCTGCCCTGTGACCAAGGTGAGCTAGTCTTTTACGGCTTTATCCAGTGCCTGGGAGTAGTCAGTGCTTGTGAAGCCTCAGTGGGGCAAATGTATGCAGGTGAGAGTTGAGACACACCTAGAAGTGAGGTTGAGGTTAGTGTTGTCTGCTCTCCGTCGGGGTGCTCCCAGCCCAGGCCAAGTGGCCGGCAGGGTGCAGCGGTGGGGTGGGGCCACCTAGTGGCAGCCAGCTGCCAGGCTGAGTGCTGTGAGCTCGGGCTCTGACCCAACAAGCAGGTGTCTGGATCTCAGATATCCAGTTACCTACAGCTCAGCTGTTTGAATAACATCTGAAAATCTTGCTACTTTTTAAGAACTtgataaaaagcaaaacatttgaaaaaggaAGACTTAAGGAACTGATGGCCATGGAACCTGTGTCATCAGTGACTTTGTGAAATGTGGGATGGTCTTGAAATTCACAGAATGCTGTAGGAATGCTTTTCATGAATACCAgttcttttcttctgttctgtTTGGGGTTTTCTACCGTGTTCTTAGAAAGCATTTCCTGTGCTGCTTTGCAGAATTCACATTGGGGATGATTCTACCAACCAAGGCTATGGCGACCCAGGAGTTGACAGTTCAAAGGAAACTGAGTGAGGATGCCATGCAGGTGTGACCTTTGGTTGGGCAGTGGGTGCCTCACCCGGCAGCCTTCTGATAACCAGGCTGGGGTGCGTGGTCATCAGCACGCACCTTGGGGAGCCTGGTGTATTGTGGGAATGGCGCCCTGAGGCTCTGGTTCTTGACACATGGGCTGGTGTTGCCAGCCTTGTCGTGCAACACTGTAGGCAGCAGACCATGCAGCAGGTGGCGAggtgtccctgctgccctctggtcAGTGCCTGTCCTGGGGGCAGACTTGGTATCAGACCCTCCATAGCCTCAAGTGCACTCATCTTGGAGTGTCCAGGTGTAGCATGGGAAGGGGTccagctgccagctcctggcatcagtgAGCTCTCTGCCCATGCTGGTGCCATCAGGGCGTCGCGTGCTACTGTCCTGTCCTAGTGTCGGGAGGGGTAGCAGGCACCTGAGGACGTTTTTGTGTCTGATGAGAAACCCCAGGCAAATGCCTCTCTGGTGTGACCTTCTGCTCTCCTGCGGTCCAGGCTCCGTCCCCAGCGGCGCTGGGAGTCAGGATCCCCACTGCTGCGCTGCGCCTGACAGAACGGTTTGACACATCCGTGGAGCAGCTGTACAGCATCTTCACTGTGAAGGAAGTAAGCACCTCCCGATGGGGCGCCTCAGTAGGGGCTGCATTCTGGGTTCCCTTGCAGCTGTTTTTGTTGCAAAGGCCTGAATGGTGAGAATGGAAAAGGCTGAGGATGTTTTTTGAGGAGATGAGGGCAAATTTGGGGACTGTGTAGCCGGTGTGGGGTGGAGgaggcagcttttttttttttaaaagattttattttcattacaaagtcagatatacagaaagcaggagagccagagaggaagctcttccatccgatgattcactccccaagtgagcacaatggccggtgctgcgccgatccaaagccagaagccaggagccaggagctcttccaggtctcccatgcaggtgcaggatcccaaggctttgggccgtcctcgactgctttcccaggccacaagcagggagctggatgggaagtggagctgccgggattagaaccggcgcccatatgggatcccggggcgttcaaggcgaggactttagctgctaggccacggtgccaggccctaaagatttattttcattggaaagtcagatatacagagaggaggagagccagagaatcttccgtgcaatgattcactccccaagtgagccgcaatggctggagctgcaccaatctaaagccagctcagagtctcttctgggtctcccacatgggtgcagggtcccaaggctttgggttgtccaactgctctcccaggccacaagcaggagctggatgggaagcaggcccccaggattagaaccagtgcccatatggatcctggtgcatgcaaggcaaagactttagccactaggctatggagCTGGGCCCAGCTTTTGTATTTTACTTTCTGTAAGCAAAAGCTTTCATGcagcattaaaaagaacaaaacccaaCTACAGTGATAACATTATTTCCATTTAGAGTAAGAAAGAGGTAACATGCTGGAAATAACATGCTCActgttttttttgctttgttagtTGGTGCAAAAGTTTTCTAAATCTTCTGCTGTATTAGAAGCTGAAAAGGGAGGTAAATTCCAAATGTTTGATGGGAACATCACTGGTGAATACGTAGAACTGGTAAGTAAGTTGGGGTTCAAAGTGATACACTGGGAGTAGCCCCTTTGGTTAACACTGCCTCATCCTTTTTTTAAGTGCTTTGGGTTTTTAGCTGAGCTCATAGTCATAACAActgtatatttaaaaacaatgtttGAGTAGTGTTTGTAGTAAGAAATGATAGACGGAGCTGTAGATGCTTGACTTTGGAAGTAACAGGCGTTTATCAGCACGAGTCTGCCACTAGCTGTGCAGCCGGATTGGCTGGGTCAGTTGCCTCACCCTGGGCACGAGCTGTGCTGTGGTCACCAGATGTTGTTACCCTGTCACTGGTGTTAATACGGTCATGAAACATGTTTGCAGTAAAGCATTTTTGACTCAATGGTTCTGTGAAGAAAAGTGGGACCATATGTGGTTGGTTGGTTATTCTAGTATTTTGCAGGTTTTAATGAAAGGGTGTTTCACTGTAGATGCTATTTTAAGATTTTCAGTGGCATTTCTCATTCATTTCCAGTTAACAAATAAAAAGATCATCATGAAATGGAGATGTAGGAACTGGCCAGAAGGTATGTGACTGGCATCCTGTCTGTAAAGGCCACCACCAGCAGACCTGGGGGTTCTGCAAGTGTTGTCTGTGCTTCCCTATTTGTAGTACAGtgatgtttcttatttttcttccagaACACTATGCAACAGTTGCCCTGAGTTTTGTGCCTGTTCTGGGGCAAACAGAACTGCAATTGGACTGTAAAGGAGTTCCTGTCTGTAAGGAAGAGAACATGAAGTTCTGTTGGGAGAAGCagcattttgaagaaataaaaggttTACTGCAGCTGGCCACCCTGCATGGTTGACGACCTTGTAGGAGGGCACTTTTGTAAGCAGAACAGTGTCCTATCAGCTTTACCTCTTCCTTTTTAACTTACTTTATATTGGATGAAACCCATGAACCTACGTAGCGTCGGGGCCCTGCAGGCAGTGTGCAGCAGTGTGCTGCAACTGAGGTGGCGGGAACCTCACCTTCCTCCCCAGCAGCAAACCCCTCCCCGAGCACAGTGGCAAGCCTGCTTCCGGCTGTAGGTTAACTTCAAGGAGACAGAAAATTGGCATGTTGATActgttcctttattttttattttactttagggTGTGTAAGGTGTATAGCTCTTCGTTAGTGAAACAGTGGCATGTTGATGTGAGGGCCAGCTGGCTGTACTGCTGGGGCAGCCCTGCAGCAGTTACGCACCCTGGGGTGGACAGGACTGAGGAGTCAGTGGGGTAAGTGACTATTTTTGGACTTGTCATGAAATAGATCAGTGGACCAATGCTTCCCCCTCCAGTTTTCTCATTACCTTCCTCTGAGAAGACTGAAGCAACATATGtaaacaaatgaaaagtcatcACAATCAGTTTTAATTAAGTGCACAGAATAGCAATCAGtcatgtcaataaaaataaaacaattatttttacatCAAGTGTGCTTTATTTCCTCCACAGGTATTCTGTTAAATAAAGCACCATTTATATACTGCCAGGCCACAG
Coding sequences within:
- the LOC101523102 gene encoding activator of 90 kDa heat shock protein ATPase homolog 2, which codes for MAKWGHGDPRWIVEEREDGTNVNNWHWTERDATAWSRGKLRELLVGIAVENEAGRAELCELKQVEGEASCSNRKGKLIFFYEWNIKLGWRGTVKESGAKHKGLIEIPSLSEENEVEDTEVNVSKKKGDGDVLKDLMRTAGTAKVREALGEYLKALKTEFTLGMILPTKAMATQELTVQRKLSEDAMQAPSPAALGVRIPTAALRLTERFDTSVEQLYSIFTVKELVQKFSKSSAVLEAEKGGKFQMFDGNITGEYVELLTNKKIIMKWRCRNWPEEHYATVALSFVPVLGQTELQLDCKGVPVCKEENMKFCWEKQHFEEIKGLLQLATLHG